CCCAATATTGAATGCAAGTTCCTTGGTTGACAGTGTAAACATTGCAATATGTCTTTTAATTTCTAAAACAATGTATGCATCAATGAATTCCTTGGCGGTACAGCCTGACATAGCCTTACATACGGTATTTAAATGCTTGTATGAGATGTTTAGCATCGCTGCATAGTCTGTTGCGTTTCGAGTTTCGGTATAGTTCAATTCAAGATTCTTTCGAAATGCTGCGAACAGGTTTTCCCACTCTGAGCTATTTTTGTTTTTAGGATCAGTATTCTTAATTCGTTCAATTTTCAGTAAAAGCAGCTTGAGCTGCAACCGGAGAATTTCTTCTGTCATTAAGCCAATTGGCTGGCAGTATTCTTCATACATCTCGTTAATTGACTGTAAGAGCATGTTTTTTTCTGAGCTTGTTCCTTCCACAATGGGGTAATTGGAGTGGTAATTATAACTGCGGGCAAAATGAAGCAGTTCTGCCTGCCCCAAGTTTTTTAAAATGAATGATTCTGTAAAAATGATAATGAACCCTTCAACATCTTTTTTTATTGTAAAGGCATGCACTTGGCTTGGTGCAATAAATATGATGCTTCCTTTTTGGTAATTGTATGTGGTGAAATCGATTTGATGCTGTCCTGTTCCTTTCGTTATAAATAGAATGTGGTAGAAATTTACTCTATGTGGATTTTCTATTGATGGCTTAAGACTAGGTCGTCTGGAAAAGAGTTTTTGCAGTGTAAAGATCTCAAATTCAAGGGTGGATTTTGTTGGCTTGCGAAATGATATTTGAGGGATTTTATTCATAACAAATTCCAATTGTTGAGAGCTAAGAAAAAACGAATGCGTTGGTTACAAAAGTGAGCTGCACGTAGTGAGAATTCTTTTTTTTAGAACATCTGACAGATTGTTTGTGAAGGGATGCCTTACACTGCTGTTGGAGATTGTTACGTTGTGTCGTGTCAGTAGAAATAGCCTGATTTGCTCTTCCTGAATAGATGAGTTTTGCCACGGGGCTCCAGTAAATAAATACAAGGGACTTTGCTTGGCTGGAGAGAGTTTTTTTAGAGGCTGACTTGGGAAGCATAGGATGAAGTCCAGCGTAGTGTTGGTGGAGTGAACTTTTTTTGTAAAGTGCTTCATATTGCAAAAAGCAGCTCCCTTGAATCTAAGAATCAAGGGAGCTGTTATGATTTGTTATGATCAAGATAAGGAGATTTGAATTCTCGATTCCTCGAATCCCATGTTGCTGTTTTGAATGAACTGTTTTTTAGATTCAGCTTGTTATGCTTGTAGTCACCTTCAGCGGTTGCATTTTCTCTGACATATTGTGGCTGAATTTATTCAGTATCAGAGCTTGTATGTCGTAAGGTTCTGTTGAGTTAGTTACTTTATTTATATCTAAGTCTATCAAGTTCTAAATTGTGATTTGTGGGTAACATTGATTCCATGCAATTTGTATCCACTCTAAGTGGCATATTTAAGAATAAAATTGATCGTGATTTGGTCAAATGATAGGAGGTTGAGGTTATGAAAGGTCAGGCTCGTGATGCTCGGGAATTAAGCTGCTCTGAACTCAATACTCTGTTAATAAACGAGAGCCCTCCTATTGTCTTAGATATCCTCCCACCAGAACATTATTCAAAGGTCAGGTTACCATCTGCAGTAAATGCTTGTATCTTCGATGCAAAATTTTTGGATTTGACCCGAGACCTTTTTACAACTTTGGATGATCCAATTGTTATATATGGTGCTGGGCAAGAATCTTATGATTGGTCTGTTGCTTGGAAGAAATTGCATCATGCCGGGTATACTAATCTGTCTGTTCTAAAGGCAGGGGTAGAAGGGTGGTTGGTAGCAGGGTATCCTGTGGATGGTTCGGAGAAAAAAATACAGAAAGAAGAGCGTCCGCTTTCGATAACAGAAGGACGATGCTGGGAAATAGATACAGAAAAAAGCATCCTAGAATGGCGAGGGCGAAAAAATACAGGATCTCATCGTGGGACAATTAAAGTTTCCGGTCATCTTTATGAAAGTAATGGCGAATTACGCGGAAATATTGTTGCAGATATGAAATCAATTCAGGATCTTGATTTAGAAGGAGATCCGTTAAAGACAGTGTTGGAATCTCATTTAAACTCAGATGATTTCTTTTTCACGCAACTTTTTCCTACTGCGAAATTTGAGATAGTCGAAACAAAAAATACTAAAGTTCAGACCCTTACGTGCCCACAGGTTGTAGCGAAAGGTATCTTGTCAATTCGAGGTGTAAGTCACTCTGTAGAAGTTCCGTTACTCATCAATGAGCTTGACGAAACGACCATTTCAATCGAAATGCATTTTGATATCGACAGAACGCGATGGGGAATAATTTACGGGTCATCACGTTTCTTTAGGCACCTCATGTATCACAAGGTTTTTGATATCATTTCAGCGCAGTGCCAGCTGTACGGGGTCAGTGCCACCCCTCAAAAATAATCTTTGAAGAGTAGGGTGATCTGCAAAGCTAATTGAGAGATACGTTGATCTCAGAGAATAGTTCACTCGTTACAATGCCCAAGTTTGCCGGAGCTTCTTGGGCATTGTAACGAGTGAAGGTATTTGAAGCAGAATGTAAAGTTTGCGTTGCATTTGATGCTCCCTCAACTGATGAGTTACCTTCAGCATAGTAACAAGATAACCACTGAATGTGGGAGCTGTGTTTTGTTAGAAAATGGGGTTGTTTCAAACTTGTAGCTATGTAATTAAGCAAATCCAAGCTTAGCTGGGTCTGGATTAAAGTATTGTTTACCCTCTTCACTTAACTCTGCTAATTCGACCACGTAGCCCCCAGGGGTTTCAAATCTTCCTTGAAAACCTATTGGGACAGGAGTCTTGGGTTGTAACACTTTCATTCCTATTGAATTTGTGAATTTTAGTGTGGATTCCATATCATCAGTCCAATACAAAGTTTTGGTGCGCGCAAGATACTCGGGAAATCCTTCCAGAGAGTCCGTAATTACAGCAGAAATATTCCCATATGGTGATAGAAGCGCAACTACCTGCAAATCATTTAAGTTTGGCATGTTGAATGCGTATTCTAATTTTGCATCAAAATTTGTTAGATAGTTCTTAACAAAGGATGCACCGTAAGCGACTTCTACAAAGACGCGAACGTATTCCTTGCTTGTAAAAAAGGAAGTGAGATTCTGCATACTATTTCCTAGGATATGTTGTTTCTCGTGGTTGAAATATCTAGAAAGAGTATTCCTCAAAGATGTTTTTACAATGATAGAACTGAGGTTAGATGGTGAGCCTTTTTTTAATATTTTTCTTCACCAGAGCTTCTTTTCATCAAGATTTCGAACTCTAATTTGATCTGTCAATTTGATGGGGAAGCTTGCGTTGGAAAGTGTCCTTTTTAGGGCTGAATCGGTAAGCATTGCATGAAGTTTGGCATTAGTGTTGATGGAATGACCGTTCATTTGTGAAGTGGTTAGATTGTAAAAAGCCCCCTCGAATAAAAACTCGAGGGGGCTTTTTGTATTTCTTATGTAAGAATGGTGAGATTTGAAGTCGTAATGCGTTAAAATACAATGAAAAGTACTGTTAAGGATTTAACTTTTTAAAGAAAAGCATCATGGGTAAATCTGCGCTTACCGCACTGAAGAAAGGTAAGCGCTGTGTTCGATAAGCTTTGTCTTTCAAAAAATTTTGGCAAAAATATTCTACGAAATTAGCGCATTGAATTCAAATATGAATAAGTGTGCATATTTTCACTTGAAGATCTTACTATTTTATTGCTAGGTATCCGTCTTTGATTTTGAAACTCAATATCATTGTGAGGGGGCCGTTAACCGTGAGTTGGCGGTGCACAATGGAATTGGAAACCTGCCAATAAATCTTCAAATGGAGAACTGATGAAAAATTTAGCGATGTTATTTGCCGTAATTCTGCTTGCTGTAAGCACTTCAGCATTAGCTGCCGACCAGACTCTTTTTAGTACCAAAACAAACTCGCCAATCGTACTTGATGGAAAAGCTGATAATGCTTGGAATGGCACAAAAGAACTGGTGATCACTGTTGATAATTTGGTTTATGAACCGAACAATGGTTACAAGGGGATGCAGGAGACTGATGTAACTATCAAATCACTTCATGATGACAAAAACATCTACTTTCTTATTTCCTATAAAGATCCGACCAAAAGTTTGGAGCGTTTTCCATGGGTGAAGCAGACAGATGGTAGCTGGAAAAAATTGTCCAACAAAGACGATACCGGACACGATAATACGTATTACGAAGACAAATTTTCAATCTATTGGAATATCAATACAACGGGATTTGAAAAAGAGGGATGCATGACTTCCTGCCATCTCGATATAAAAGGTGATAAATCTGCTGGAAGAAAGTTCACGGAGTCAGAAGGTGAAACCATCGATATGTGGCACGCAAAGTATGTGAGATCTATGCCTATGGGGATGTTTGATGATCAGTATGTAGACAACAATACTGATCCAAAGAAGAACAAAGGCTGGGGCAGAAAGGGCGACACAGGGAAAGGTGGCTACGTAAATAATGATAACACCAATAGCAATACACCGGCATTCATGAACCTTAATCCAACTGCTGATGAGCGATATTATGTAACTCCAAGCAAAAAGGTTCCTTTCGTCGATACATTCAAAGCTGGTGATGTCGTTCCAGGTATCTCCATTGCGCCAATGCAGGGTGGTAGAGCTGATATTCTTTCACGAATTGAATACAAGGATGGACGATGGACGCTTGAAGTAAAGCGCGCATTGAAGACTGTGGGCGAAAACGCAGAGACTCAGGATGTGCAGTTTGTAGATAAGTCAAAGTCTTATCCTTTCGGTATCGCAGTGTTTGACAATTCTCAGATCAATCACCTTTTCCATACTGAAACACTTGAGTTGAAGTTTAAATAGTGTAGTCAACCAGCCTCATAATAGGTGGGTAATTTTGTTTCTTTGAGTAGAAGCAGGATCTATTATGTGAATGTTTTTCAATAAAAACGGCAAATTAGCTCTACGCTGATTTGCCGTTTTTTTATTTATGAATCCACTAAGTGAGCTCAGAAGACTCATAAAATTAGGAGTTAGTGGCAGTCGATTTTCTTATTAACTATTGTTTTTTGTCACTGCTAGAATTGATGCTGCAAGCAACTTGCCTCGTTCTAGAAGCGTGTGGGTTTCGATGTATTCTTCAGGAGTATGGTAGTTGCCGCCTACAGGGCCCATTCCACAAATCGTTGGAATGCCCATGGAGGAAGGAAGCCCTGCGTCAGCTGCGCCTCGAGTGGCGGTACCTTGCACAGGAGTTTGAAGTGCTTCACCACAGGATTTTACGGTTTCATACAGGTGCGTGTTTCCAACTGATTCTGTCATGGGTAGGAAGCTTACTCCACCTGTTAGTGTTGATGTTGTACCAGCAACAAAAGATTGTTCGGCTATGCTTTTCAATCCTTCCACTAGGGTGTCTGCAGATTCTAAGTCTGCAAAGGAGAATTGAATACGTGCCTCAGCGTGTTCAGAAACAACATTACCGTTGTCTCCTCCCTGAATGAAGCCGACGTTAACGGTGTTGCCTGCTGCCATATCGATGAGTTTCTGAATGGAAATCATTTTGTGCGCAAGTTCAGTATTTGCCGAAATACCATGTTCAAAGGCAAGTCC
This sequence is a window from Halodesulfovibrio sp. MK-HDV. Protein-coding genes within it:
- a CDS encoding ethylbenzene dehydrogenase-related protein, whose product is MKNLAMLFAVILLAVSTSALAADQTLFSTKTNSPIVLDGKADNAWNGTKELVITVDNLVYEPNNGYKGMQETDVTIKSLHDDKNIYFLISYKDPTKSLERFPWVKQTDGSWKKLSNKDDTGHDNTYYEDKFSIYWNINTTGFEKEGCMTSCHLDIKGDKSAGRKFTESEGETIDMWHAKYVRSMPMGMFDDQYVDNNTDPKKNKGWGRKGDTGKGGYVNNDNTNSNTPAFMNLNPTADERYYVTPSKKVPFVDTFKAGDVVPGISIAPMQGGRADILSRIEYKDGRWTLEVKRALKTVGENAETQDVQFVDKSKSYPFGIAVFDNSQINHLFHTETLELKFK
- a CDS encoding YceI family protein, translating into MKGQARDARELSCSELNTLLINESPPIVLDILPPEHYSKVRLPSAVNACIFDAKFLDLTRDLFTTLDDPIVIYGAGQESYDWSVAWKKLHHAGYTNLSVLKAGVEGWLVAGYPVDGSEKKIQKEERPLSITEGRCWEIDTEKSILEWRGRKNTGSHRGTIKVSGHLYESNGELRGNIVADMKSIQDLDLEGDPLKTVLESHLNSDDFFFTQLFPTAKFEIVETKNTKVQTLTCPQVVAKGILSIRGVSHSVEVPLLINELDETTISIEMHFDIDRTRWGIIYGSSRFFRHLMYHKVFDIISAQCQLYGVSATPQK
- a CDS encoding helix-turn-helix transcriptional regulator; this encodes MNKIPQISFRKPTKSTLEFEIFTLQKLFSRRPSLKPSIENPHRVNFYHILFITKGTGQHQIDFTTYNYQKGSIIFIAPSQVHAFTIKKDVEGFIIIFTESFILKNLGQAELLHFARSYNYHSNYPIVEGTSSEKNMLLQSINEMYEEYCQPIGLMTEEILRLQLKLLLLKIERIKNTDPKNKNSSEWENLFAAFRKNLELNYTETRNATDYAAMLNISYKHLNTVCKAMSGCTAKEFIDAYIVLEIKRHIAMFTLSTKELAFNIGFDEPTNLIKFFKRHAHQTPQQFKSTLLG